Proteins from a single region of Belliella baltica DSM 15883:
- a CDS encoding rhamnogalacturonan acetylesterase has protein sequence MKIFFSLFLSFIFLISYQLDKNEVRIFMVGDSTMANKSYTPGNPEKGWGQIFPLYFKEGVEVFNHAVNGRSTKNFREEGRWDIVMNQVQKGDYVFIQFGHNDQKVDDPNRYASPDNYKINLSRYVQEAREKEAIPILATPLSRRSFDTDGTLKDTHLEYTLKMKEVANEMDVILLDMNATSRALLTAWGVEKSKELYMHIEPGQYDRFPEGIVDNTHFSPTGAFRICDLAVTEIKEKIPAIAAYFKD, from the coding sequence ATGAAAATTTTCTTCAGTTTATTCTTATCCTTTATTTTCTTGATTTCTTATCAACTAGATAAAAATGAAGTCAGAATCTTCATGGTTGGAGATTCTACCATGGCCAATAAATCTTATACTCCCGGAAATCCTGAAAAAGGTTGGGGGCAAATTTTTCCTTTGTACTTCAAAGAAGGGGTAGAGGTATTTAATCATGCTGTCAATGGAAGAAGTACTAAAAATTTCCGAGAGGAAGGCCGATGGGATATTGTAATGAATCAAGTGCAAAAAGGTGACTATGTTTTCATTCAATTTGGGCACAATGATCAAAAAGTAGATGACCCTAATCGCTATGCTTCACCTGATAATTACAAGATAAATTTGTCCAGGTACGTCCAAGAAGCAAGAGAAAAAGAAGCAATACCTATTTTGGCGACACCTCTTTCAAGAAGAAGTTTTGATACAGATGGGACTCTAAAAGACACACATTTGGAATACACCTTGAAAATGAAGGAAGTTGCAAATGAAATGGATGTTATCTTGCTAGACATGAATGCAACAAGCAGAGCATTGTTGACAGCTTGGGGAGTAGAAAAATCCAAAGAGCTATATATGCATATTGAGCCAGGTCAGTACGATAGATTTCCTGAGGGAATAGTGGACAACACCCATTTTTCTCCAACAGGAGCTTTCAGGATTTGTGATCTTGCAGTAACAGAAATCAAAGAAAAAATCCCAGCAATAGCTGCTTATTTTAAAGACTGA
- a CDS encoding transposase, translating into MFKKTSEKAQLSVFSNPNSFLTDRSERFYEENGAWHNLFKNQVTLRVEESLFEVLYSKETGSPNASVRIMVAMMILKEANRWSDSQLFEQCRFNLLVRRALGLVNMDDPIPSESTYYLFRKRIVDHERDGNPNLLEQTFASVTKGQAKDFHVSGRSIRMDSKLLGSNIAWLSRYELIHETVQLFCSKADFTKLETALSQSEMELVKSLLAEKGIKWFIAVQVKKSK; encoded by the coding sequence ATGTTCAAAAAAACTTCAGAAAAAGCTCAATTAAGCGTGTTTAGCAACCCCAATTCCTTTCTTACAGATCGTTCGGAGCGCTTCTACGAGGAGAATGGAGCTTGGCATAATTTATTTAAGAATCAGGTGACATTAAGGGTTGAGGAGTCTTTATTTGAGGTTTTGTATTCAAAGGAAACTGGAAGCCCCAATGCTTCGGTCAGAATTATGGTAGCCATGATGATCCTGAAAGAGGCCAATCGGTGGAGCGATTCTCAGCTTTTTGAACAATGTAGGTTTAATCTTTTGGTCAGAAGGGCTTTGGGCCTGGTCAATATGGATGATCCAATTCCCTCCGAATCGACCTATTACCTATTCCGAAAGCGTATAGTCGATCATGAAAGGGATGGGAATCCAAATTTGTTGGAACAGACATTTGCATCTGTCACCAAAGGACAGGCAAAAGATTTTCATGTGAGTGGCAGAAGTATACGAATGGACAGTAAACTCCTTGGAAGCAACATAGCCTGGTTGAGTCGGTATGAACTGATCCATGAAACAGTCCAGCTGTTCTGTTCCAAAGCAGACTTCACAAAACTTGAAACAGCTTTATCTCAATCTGAGATGGAGTTGGTAAAAAGTCTGCTTGCCGAAAAAGGTATAAAGTGGTTTATCGCTGTTCAGGTGAAGAAGTCAAAATAA
- a CDS encoding transposase, with translation MVYRCSGEEVKIKLIDLGVLIFRLLDVYRELSNDYYTILSRLFEEQFDVDEHKIVIPKPKESISSDSIQSPHDTDCHYRNKDGNQVKGYSVNVTESCDKGGLNLISGVEVKKADAADNTFLEKAIIQAKELFCDQVENVHADGAYHSPSNQDFVSSKNAELILNAIQGPKGRYDLELDENGILTVKDLKTGIQQEALKMKDTQKWRVKTTEHYRYFTDKEIKACTLRKKIESIPQEVLNIRNNVEATIFQLGYHYTNDKTRYRGLIRHKMWANIRCLWVNFARIAKHVKNNADSDLLKVIFAQICFAETTTTKIKSKIFEIKTKIRTITQIYLNIKLSAFS, from the coding sequence GTGGTTTATCGCTGTTCAGGTGAAGAAGTCAAAATAAAGCTGATAGACTTGGGAGTATTGATTTTCAGACTTCTGGATGTCTATCGGGAATTGTCCAATGATTATTATACCATACTTTCCAGGCTTTTTGAGGAGCAGTTTGATGTGGATGAACATAAAATTGTCATACCAAAGCCAAAGGAGTCTATAAGTTCAGACTCAATCCAGTCTCCACACGACACAGACTGTCACTACAGAAACAAGGACGGCAATCAGGTAAAAGGGTATAGCGTAAACGTAACCGAGAGTTGTGACAAGGGAGGCCTGAACCTGATCAGTGGAGTTGAGGTGAAGAAAGCAGATGCTGCCGACAATACCTTTCTTGAAAAAGCTATTATTCAGGCTAAAGAATTGTTTTGTGATCAAGTAGAGAACGTCCATGCTGACGGAGCTTACCACAGCCCATCTAATCAGGATTTTGTAAGCAGCAAAAATGCAGAACTTATCCTAAATGCGATTCAGGGACCAAAAGGAAGATATGATCTGGAGTTGGATGAAAATGGGATTTTGACTGTAAAAGACCTGAAAACAGGGATTCAGCAAGAAGCTTTAAAGATGAAAGACACCCAGAAATGGAGGGTCAAAACAACAGAACACTACAGATATTTTACTGATAAGGAAATAAAAGCATGCACGTTGAGAAAGAAAATAGAAAGTATTCCTCAAGAAGTACTCAATATTCGAAACAACGTAGAAGCCACCATTTTCCAGTTAGGTTATCACTATACAAATGACAAAACAAGATATAGAGGGCTGATCAGGCATAAAATGTGGGCAAACATCCGATGTTTATGGGTCAACTTTGCCAGAATTGCAAAACATGTGAAAAACAATGCCGATAGTGACCTTTTGAAGGTGATATTTGCTCAAATTTGTTTTGCAGAGACCACCACAACAAAGATTAAATCCAAAATCTTTGAAATAAAAACAAAGATCAGGACTATAACTCAAATTTACCTAAATATTAAATTGTCAGCTTTCTCCTGA
- a CDS encoding pectate lyase gives MKSLNLFPFLITLALFIFSCSEKEELDPIVEEETPDLFNPIEEEAFAFPGAEGFGKFTTGGRGGNVIKVTNLNDSGPGSLRQAIITPGARIVVFEVSGYIELGSNLVIGIGNITIAGQTAPGDGITLKNHSLIVNADNVIIRYLRFRMGDEGAAEADAIEGRYKKNIILDHCSMSWSTDETASFYGNENFTMQWCILSESLTFSVHEKGKHGYGGIWGGKNASFHHNLLAHHDNRNPRFDHPGVYNSNNRAEDLRGVVDFRNNVIYNWGTDAAYGGEAGTFNLVNNYFKPGPATQNKNIFLNAYKQSSNSAPIYGYGKFYVAGNTLEGREDITAENWLGVLAKQGTVSDKNNMKLNTPLEFGELAFNHSAEEAYNKILNYGGASFKRDQVDLRVLADVKDASFSAAGSRGSTNGLIDSQEDVGAWPMLNSLPAPLDSDNDGMPDDWEKASGLNPNMNDAKERNLSTAYDNIEVYINSLVKEITEKQYEK, from the coding sequence ATGAAATCCCTAAATCTTTTTCCTTTCTTGATTACCTTAGCTTTGTTCATCTTTTCTTGTTCAGAGAAGGAAGAGTTGGATCCAATTGTCGAAGAGGAAACCCCTGATTTATTCAATCCCATTGAAGAAGAAGCTTTTGCCTTTCCAGGTGCTGAAGGTTTTGGAAAGTTTACCACTGGTGGAAGAGGAGGGAATGTAATCAAAGTGACCAACCTAAATGATTCTGGACCTGGTAGCTTGAGACAAGCGATTATCACACCTGGAGCTAGAATCGTAGTTTTTGAGGTTTCTGGATATATAGAATTAGGAAGCAATCTCGTGATAGGAATAGGAAATATTACCATAGCTGGACAAACCGCTCCAGGAGATGGAATTACATTGAAAAACCATTCTTTGATCGTCAATGCAGATAACGTCATCATCAGATATCTGCGATTTAGAATGGGTGATGAAGGTGCTGCTGAAGCGGATGCTATAGAGGGAAGATATAAGAAAAATATCATCTTAGATCATTGCTCCATGTCTTGGTCCACAGATGAAACAGCCTCGTTTTATGGAAATGAAAATTTCACCATGCAGTGGTGTATCCTTTCAGAAAGTTTGACCTTTTCTGTTCATGAAAAAGGAAAACATGGATACGGGGGGATTTGGGGTGGTAAAAATGCCTCTTTTCATCACAACCTTCTAGCGCACCACGACAATAGAAACCCAAGATTTGATCACCCAGGTGTGTACAATTCTAACAACAGGGCTGAAGACCTTAGAGGAGTAGTTGACTTTAGAAATAATGTAATTTATAATTGGGGTACTGACGCTGCATACGGCGGAGAGGCTGGAACTTTCAATTTGGTCAATAATTATTTCAAACCTGGACCAGCTACTCAAAACAAAAACATTTTTCTAAATGCATACAAACAATCCTCAAATAGCGCGCCCATCTACGGATATGGAAAGTTCTATGTTGCTGGAAATACACTAGAGGGTAGGGAAGATATTACCGCAGAAAATTGGCTTGGCGTACTTGCCAAGCAAGGGACAGTTTCCGATAAAAACAACATGAAACTGAACACTCCTCTGGAATTTGGAGAATTGGCTTTCAATCATTCTGCCGAGGAAGCTTACAATAAAATATTAAACTATGGCGGAGCTAGCTTCAAAAGAGATCAAGTAGATCTTCGGGTTTTGGCAGATGTCAAAGATGCTAGCTTTTCTGCTGCAGGTTCTCGTGGAAGTACCAATGGACTGATCGATTCTCAAGAAGATGTTGGAGCTTGGCCTATGCTAAACTCCCTTCCTGCGCCTTTAGATTCTGACAATGATGGCATGCCTGATGATTGGGAAAAAGCCAGTGGACTAAACCCAAATATGAATGACGCCAAAGAAAGAAATCTAAGTACCGCTTATGACAATATCGAAGTTTACATTAACAGCCTAGTCAAAGA